A window of Lysobacterales bacterium genomic DNA:
CGAAGCCTGCATCGAGGCGACCGCCGGAGCTGCTCAAGCCCATGGCGATGTGCGGCATCAAGTGCTCATAGAACACGGCGCAGGCCGCGGCAAAGCGCAGCAGATGCAGGTTGAGGAGCTGCGGATCGGCCTGGAGATGCCTGGGGTCCATGGGACCTAGACCCTGCTCGACTGCCATGCGCCCTCCCGAGCAATCAGGGCAAGTCCGGCTTGAGCGATGTGGTGGGTCATAAGGTCACGCGGAAATGTAGGGGCAGGTCAAAGCAAAGTTTCGAATCGATACCGGCAGCTCAGCTCGGCCTCACCAGTATGCAACGAAACACGCCTTCAACCCCTGCCGCGCAGCCTGGGGGCAAGCAAAGGCGTCCGCTCGAACCCGGCAGGAGGTCCGTGCTGCCGATGCCGGGGCCGAGGGAAATCCTGGCGGCTGCATCGGGCCCCGCTGCCTGCGCGAGAAAGCCTTCGCGATGCCTGCGCCGGCCGCTGCTCAGCCCGAGGCCGGCTGCTCCAGATACCACCGTGCGGCGCCCAGCACGCCGAGCTCGCCGTGCTCTACGAGGTGCACGGGAACGCGCTCCAGCTGGGCGCGCATTGCGCCTTTGTCAAGGAAGTGCTCGCGAAAGCCCTGACGCAGCAGCCCCGGACGCAGATGCGGCAGCACGCCGCCGGCGAGACGGACGCCGCCCAGAGCGCCGGTGCTCAGAACGAGGTTGGCGCAGACGCTGCCAAGCTCGGCGCAGAACAGCTCGACGGCATCCTGCGCGCGTGGGTGCTCAGCGCTCGCGGCGCTGACCGCGGCGGGCGTATCGAGCGAGGCTGCTTCGCCGTGCAGAGCGCACAGACCGCGGTAGATGCGCAGCAGGCCGGGGCCGGACAGGAAGTGCTCGATGTTGACCTGATGCTGTTCACGCCGAAAGCGGCTGAACAACTCCAGGCCCAGGGCGCTGCTGGGGGCGAAGCCCGCCTGCCCGGCTTCGGTGGCCAGAACACGCAGGCGGCTGGCCGTGGGTACGCACAGGGCCGCGCCAAAGCCGGTGCCAGCGCCGAGTACCAGCAGCGGAGCCTCGCCGGCGGTTGGGCCATGCGCGGCCAGCACGGCCTCCATGGCCGCGGGCTGCAAGCGCGCAACGGCGATGGCGACGGCCTCGAAGTCGTTGACGAAACGGACTTCGCGCAGGCCCGTGTCGGACTCGATCTGATCGAGATCGACCGACCACGGCAGGTTGGCGTGCACCAGCCGACGGTCCAGCACGTAGCCGGCGCAGGCGATGGTCGCCTGCTGGGGCGGCTCGCTGCCGCGCAGGTTGGCCGGCAGTTCGTGCAGGAACTGGCCGAGCAAGGCGCCGAGGTCGGAGTGCTCGGCGCAGGTGAAGCGGCGGAAGCCATGCAGGCGAGGTGCTGCGCCTTCAACGGTTTCCACGAGGGCGACGCGCGCATGGGTGCCGCCGACGTCGGCAGCGATGAAGTGCGTCGCCAAGGCGCCGGCGCATGCGGCGCGGGCCAGGGGGTGATCCAGCATGGGCTCAATTCTCCTTGTCAGGTGCTGCGGCGGACAGCAGCTCCGCCTGCTGCAGCACCCACATCTGCGGTCGCGTGTCGCCGGTAAAGCGCAAACACAGCGCATCGACCGTGTCAGTCGCCGCCGCGCTGGCCGGCGCTGCGTCGATCGTGAGTTCCAGTTCGATGAAGCCTGCGGCTTCGGTATCGGCCGGCAGCGGCGCTTCGGCCAGCAGCTTGCCATCGCAGCCATTCTCCACGCGCAGCTCGCCGTGCGCTGTGCGCGCCGGCAGAAAGCGGCGCAAGGCTTCCTCTTTATGCAGCTGGAAGTTGTAGGGAATGCGGCCGGCGCGAACGCGCAGACGCGGGCTCTCGGCAAGCGGCGGCTGCACCCAGATCCAGCGCGGATTGAAGATCTCGACGTCGAAGCGCGCGCGCGCTTCGCCGCCGTCGGGATCGGGCGTGTCGTCCTCCAGACGCAGCACCAGCCCACCCGTGGTCGGGGCCAGCTGGCGGCTGGTGCGGACGCGCGCGTCACGGGCAACGAGATCACGCCGCGTGACGGGGCCGACGGGCGTGCTACCGACCCACGGCTGCGCGGCCAGCTGTGTGGGCAGCTGCACGGGAATGGGCCCGGCGTAGGCCGGCGAGTCCGCGCGCGGGGCGCTGCCATCCAAGGTGTAGTGCAGACGCACACCCTCCAGCGCGCTGGACAGGGTCAGCTCGAACAGCTCCGGGCCCTGCCCTGCGACGGGGCGCGGCGCGCGCAGCTCCACCAGTACTTCAAACGGCGTCCGCGCGGCCTGGATGTCGAGGGCGGCATAGGCGTGTTCCAGGGCGCGCAGGCGCAGCAGGAAGTCGGCGAAGTCGCGCGTGCCGGCGCTGCTCCAGCCGCGCTCGGCCAGGGCCGCGACGCGCGGAAACGCCGCGTGCTGAACGCGCGCATAGAGCCGCAGGTGCTCGGTCCAGACGTTCGCCTGCAGACCCAGGATGTGCGCATGGTGCTCGGCCTCAAGGCCGGCAGGAATCGGTTCGTAGGCGTAGACCCGAGCGAGCGGAATGGCGCTGGGCCGGCCCGGCACTTCGTTCTCGGAGGTCGACTGCAGGAAGTCGAAGTAGAGATCGGTGCTCGGACTCATCACCGCATCGTGGCCGCGCCGCGCCGCCGCGAGGCCGCCGTCGACCCCGCGCCAGGACATCACGATCGTGTCTTCAGGCAGCTCGCCGTCCAGGATTTCGTCCCAACCGATCAGACGACGCTGACGCTCGCTCAGGAACGCGCGCATGCGTGCGATCAGCCAGGCCTGCAGGGCGGTTTCGCTTTCCACGCCGAGTTCGCGCATGCGCGCCTGCACGGTCGCCGACTGCTGCCACTGATCCTTGACGGCCTCGTCGCCGCCGATGTGGACGTAGCCACCGGGGAAAAGTTCGACCACCTCTTCGAGCACATCCTCCAGCACGCGCAGGGTGGGCTCTTCGACATTGAACAGCACGCGGTGCACGCCCCAGTCGGAGGACACCGGCGGCGCGGGATCCATCAGACCCAATTCGGGATAGGCGGCCACCGCGGCCTGCGCGTGCCCGGGCATGTCGATCTCCGGCATGATTTCGATGTGCCGCGCCTGCGCATAGGCCACCAGTTCGCGGATCTGTTCCTGGCTGTAGTAGGCGCAGTAGGGCTTGGGCGCGCCGTCGGGCCCCTGCCCGGCTTGACCTGCAGGCACACGGCAGCCGCCCACTTCAGCCAGACGCGGGTGACGCTTGATTTCGATGCGCCAGCCCTGGTCGTCGGTGAGATGCCAATGCAGCACATTGAGCTTGTGCAGGGCCATGGCATCGATCAGATGCTTGATCTCTTCCACCGACTGCGCGTGCCGCGCCGAGTCGAGCATCAAGCCCCGCCAGCCAAAGCGGGGCGCATCGTCAATGCGCAGCTGCGGCAGCTGCAGCGCGCCGTCGGCATCGATCTGCAGCAGCAGCGCGAGTGAGGTGGCGCCATGGAACAGGCCCGAGGCCGTACTGGCCACCAGCTCCGCACGCTGCGCATCGATATCCAGCCGATAGGCCTCGGCGGGCAGATCGGCCGCTTGATCGAAGCGGACCACCAGCACGGCCTCATCGAGGCGTTCGGTGCGCGCAGGCGTAAAGCCATGCAGGCGCTCGGCGAGTTGCTCGATGCGCTCGGCGGCGGCCTCGGCCGCGCTGCCGCCGTCGACATGCAGTCGCGCGCCTGCCGGCAGCTGCAAGCTCCCACTGCGCGCTTGCCACTGCGCCGGCGCTGGAATCAGCGCGGGCGCTTGAATGGGTGTCGTCGCTGTGGTCGGCGTCGGTGGGGACGTCGGCGGCTCAGCGCTGCTGCAGGCAACGAGCAGAGGGAGCACGGTGGCGCCCAACACGAGATGGGCGAAGGCGCAGAAGCGGGTCGGAGATCGGTAGGTCGGGTGCATGGGCGAATCTCTCGGCACCCTCAGCCCTCGGGCCGAACGCGGTGCGTTGCGAAAAATGGCCCGGGCGAACCCGGGCCCAAGACCCCGAGGGGATCGGGGCGCTGCAGCAGGTGGAGCGCTGGAGGGAGGCCGGCTGCAGAACAGGGCGCACTGCGCCGCCGAGCGAGTAATCGGGCGATGCGGACCCAGGCTCCGCGGTTCGTCGCCGATGAAGGCCGACGCCTCGCGGGCCAGTCCAATCCGCAGCGCGGA
This region includes:
- a CDS encoding family 20 glycosylhydrolase → MHPTYRSPTRFCAFAHLVLGATVLPLLVACSSAEPPTSPPTPTTATTPIQAPALIPAPAQWQARSGSLQLPAGARLHVDGGSAAEAAAERIEQLAERLHGFTPARTERLDEAVLVVRFDQAADLPAEAYRLDIDAQRAELVASTASGLFHGATSLALLLQIDADGALQLPQLRIDDAPRFGWRGLMLDSARHAQSVEEIKHLIDAMALHKLNVLHWHLTDDQGWRIEIKRHPRLAEVGGCRVPAGQAGQGPDGAPKPYCAYYSQEQIRELVAYAQARHIEIMPEIDMPGHAQAAVAAYPELGLMDPAPPVSSDWGVHRVLFNVEEPTLRVLEDVLEEVVELFPGGYVHIGGDEAVKDQWQQSATVQARMRELGVESETALQAWLIARMRAFLSERQRRLIGWDEILDGELPEDTIVMSWRGVDGGLAAARRGHDAVMSPSTDLYFDFLQSTSENEVPGRPSAIPLARVYAYEPIPAGLEAEHHAHILGLQANVWTEHLRLYARVQHAAFPRVAALAERGWSSAGTRDFADFLLRLRALEHAYAALDIQAARTPFEVLVELRAPRPVAGQGPELFELTLSSALEGVRLHYTLDGSAPRADSPAYAGPIPVQLPTQLAAQPWVGSTPVGPVTRRDLVARDARVRTSRQLAPTTGGLVLRLEDDTPDPDGGEARARFDVEIFNPRWIWVQPPLAESPRLRVRAGRIPYNFQLHKEEALRRFLPARTAHGELRVENGCDGKLLAEAPLPADTEAAGFIELELTIDAAPASAAATDTVDALCLRFTGDTRPQMWVLQQAELLSAAAPDKEN
- a CDS encoding glucokinase, producing the protein MLDHPLARAACAGALATHFIAADVGGTHARVALVETVEGAAPRLHGFRRFTCAEHSDLGALLGQFLHELPANLRGSEPPQQATIACAGYVLDRRLVHANLPWSVDLDQIESDTGLREVRFVNDFEAVAIAVARLQPAAMEAVLAAHGPTAGEAPLLVLGAGTGFGAALCVPTASRLRVLATEAGQAGFAPSSALGLELFSRFRREQHQVNIEHFLSGPGLLRIYRGLCALHGEAASLDTPAAVSAASAEHPRAQDAVELFCAELGSVCANLVLSTGALGGVRLAGGVLPHLRPGLLRQGFREHFLDKGAMRAQLERVPVHLVEHGELGVLGAARWYLEQPASG